A portion of the Sebastes fasciatus isolate fSebFas1 chromosome 2, fSebFas1.pri, whole genome shotgun sequence genome contains these proteins:
- the LOC141753439 gene encoding b(0,+)-type amino acid transporter 1-like, which translates to MDEDRSMKRKESQNGSTGHGLECLTKDKKPVKATVLQKDIGLISGICLIVGTMIGSGIFISPKSVLLYSGAVGPCLLIWAACGVLATLGALCYAELGTMITKSGGEYSYLMEAFGPLPAYLFSWTTVMVLKPSSFAIITLSFAEYASAPFYPGCTPPLVVTKCLAAAAIFLIVSINCLSVKLANYVQNFFTLAKLFIILIIAVAGMVMLAQGNTENLSNAFGGTSSSVGSIGLAFYNGLWAYDGWNQLNFITEELKNPFRNLPLAILIGIPLVSVCYVLVNVSYFTVMTPTEMLVSPAVAVTFGDRVLHPLSWIVPLFVVFSTFGSANGSCFTAGRLAYVSGREGHMVKILSYISLRRYTPAPALIFNGALAILYIIPADINTLINYFSFAQWAFHGLTALAVIVMRFTRKKLHRPVKVPIVIPGLIVLVSCYLVLAPIIDKPELEYLYCTIFIFGGLLLYYPFVHLKVKWARNIMRPITIHLQLLMEVVPPEKIE; encoded by the exons ATGGATGAAGACAGATCCATGAAAAGGAAGGAGTCACAGAACGGCTCCACCGGCCACGGCTTGGAATGTCTGACCAAAGACAAGAAGCCTGTGAAGGCTACTGTGCTTCAAAaagat ATTGGTCTGATAAGTGGTATCTGTCTGATTGTGGGGACAATGATTGGCTCGGGCATCTTCATCTCTCCCAAATCTGTTCTGCTGTACTCTGGAGCTGTGGGACCGTGCCTCCTCATCTGGGCGGCCTGTGGCGTGTTAGCCACTCTCG GAGCACTGTGCTATGCTGAACTTGGCACCATGATCACCAAGTCAGGGGGAGAGTACTCATATTTAATGGAGGCGTTTGGTCCCCTCCCAGCCTACCTTTTCTCCTGGACCACCGTCATGGTGCTGAAGCCCTCGTCGTTCGCCATCATCACTCTGAGCTTTGCAGAATATGCCTCTGCTCCTTTCTACCCCGGCTGTACTCCTCCTCTTGTTGTTACCAAGTGtctggcagcagcagctatAT TTTTGATCGTCTCCATCAATTGTTTGAGTGTCAAACTGGCGAACTACGTGCAGAACTTCTTCACTCTCGCCAAACTTTTCATCATTCTTATCATAGCGGTAGCTGGCATGGTTATGTTGGCACAAG gAAACACTGAGAATTTGTCAAATGCGTTTGGTGGCACATCGTCGTCTGTTGGATCAATCGGACTTGCATTTTATAATGGGCTTTGGGCTTATGACGGATG GAATCAATTGAATTTCATTACAGAAGAGCTGAAAAACCCATTCAG GAACTTGCCACTGGCCATCCTCATTGGGATCCCTTTGGTATCTGTGTGCTACGTGTTGGTCAACGTCTCCTACTTCACTGTTATGACCCCCACCGAAATGCTGGTGTCTCCAGCTGTTGCCGTG ACTTTTGGAGACAGAGTCCTTCACCCTCTGTCCTGGATCGTTCCTCTCTTTGTTGTCTTCTCGACATTCGGCTCTGCCAATGGAAGCTGCTTCACCGCTGGCag GCTGGCCTATGTATCTGGCAGAGAAGGTCACATGGTTAAAATCTTATCCTATATTAGCCTGAGGCGCTACACTCCAGCCCCTGCTCTCATATTCAAT GGTGCGTTGGCTATTCTCTACATTATCCCAGCAGACATCAACACCCTCATTAACTACTTCAGCTTTGCTCAGTGGGCGTTTCATGGTCTGACAGCGCTGGCTGTAATAGTCATGCGTTTCACCCGAAAGAAGCTCCATCGACCAGTTAAG GTGCCGATTGTCATACCAGGCCTGATTGTCCTGGTGTCCTGCTACTTAGTCCTGGCTCCCATCATTGACAAGCCAGAGCTGGAGTACCTCTACTGCACTATCTTCATCTTCGGTGGACTTCTCCTCTACTACCCTTTCGTCCACCTGAAGGTCAAATGGGCACGCAACATCATGA GGCCCATCACCATCCACCTCCAGCTGCTGATGGAAGTAGTTCCTCCTGAGAAAATCGAATGA